The Paraburkholderia sp. SOS3 genome includes a region encoding these proteins:
- a CDS encoding AI-2E family transporter, whose translation MVKSDQLIERLAAVFALIILVGGSLLVLAPFTTALLWGAILSFSSWGLYCRLAAVLGGRRKWAATLMVLMILVVVLGPFVYAGFAFGAHARDITAFVQRVFDGGLPDLPPWVAHIPLVGTNIEAFWERVTSSSSEMAAQLRTLAAPAGKWILAAALAVTHGLGLLALSIILAFFFYTGGEGAAAWLNAGMRRVAGERADYLLALAGSTVKGVVYGILGTALVQGVLAGFGCWISGVPAPALLGLATFFLSVIPGGPVVVWLPAAIWLYHGGETGWAIFLIIWGVVVVGMSDNVVKPILIGKSSDMPLILVMLGILGGAFAFGFLGVFIGPTLLAVAYTVLRDWTVGSALARGAVVSESAIVAADAQGASREVEKAPEK comes from the coding sequence ATGGTGAAATCGGACCAGCTTATCGAGCGACTCGCGGCCGTGTTCGCGCTGATCATCCTTGTCGGCGGCTCACTGCTCGTACTCGCGCCTTTCACGACCGCGCTGCTGTGGGGCGCGATTCTGAGCTTCAGCTCATGGGGGCTGTACTGCAGACTGGCCGCGGTGCTCGGCGGGCGGCGCAAGTGGGCCGCGACGCTGATGGTGCTGATGATCCTGGTCGTCGTGCTCGGCCCGTTTGTGTATGCGGGTTTCGCGTTCGGCGCGCATGCACGCGACATCACGGCGTTCGTGCAGCGCGTTTTCGATGGAGGGCTGCCCGATCTGCCGCCATGGGTCGCGCATATTCCGCTCGTCGGCACGAATATCGAAGCGTTCTGGGAGCGTGTGACGAGCAGCAGCTCCGAGATGGCCGCGCAATTGCGCACGCTGGCCGCGCCGGCCGGCAAGTGGATTCTCGCGGCCGCGCTCGCGGTCACGCATGGTCTCGGCTTGCTCGCGCTCAGCATCATTCTCGCGTTCTTTTTCTATACGGGCGGCGAGGGTGCGGCTGCATGGCTCAACGCCGGCATGCGGCGCGTGGCCGGCGAACGCGCCGACTATCTGCTCGCGCTCGCGGGCAGCACGGTGAAGGGCGTGGTCTACGGCATTCTCGGCACCGCGCTCGTGCAGGGGGTGCTGGCGGGGTTCGGCTGCTGGATCTCCGGCGTTCCGGCGCCCGCGCTGCTCGGGCTCGCGACGTTCTTTCTATCGGTGATACCGGGCGGCCCAGTCGTGGTCTGGCTGCCGGCCGCGATCTGGCTATATCACGGCGGCGAGACCGGGTGGGCGATTTTCCTGATCATCTGGGGCGTCGTGGTTGTCGGCATGTCCGATAACGTGGTCAAGCCGATCCTGATCGGCAAGAGCAGCGACATGCCGTTGATTCTCGTGATGCTCGGGATTCTCGGCGGCGCGTTTGCATTCGGTTTTCTCGGTGTGTTTATCGGGCCGACCTTGCTGGCGGTTGCCTATACGGTGTTGCGCGACTGGACCGTCGGTTCGGCGCTCGCGCGGGGAGCTGTCGTGAGCGAATCGGCTATCGTTGCAGCAGATGCGCAAGGTGCTTCTCGCGAGGTCGAAAAGGCTCCCGAAAAATAA
- a CDS encoding DUF2863 family protein: protein MRSRIAKRLPPDADKLVGLSLALFASGSRTEDRFWEAKLDAMLAKIVRNGNQTTLDAALDHLQQNHPDAYGALADMAETHSESLVVEHEGATYEALLIAAPVLAWTRYAIPSGTLKGDASDALRAHLQAHVLAADTRVAMAPFLYSIDQLPRHHVETWRLAQQLAQAAMSGGNAKINFGELPETSPILADPRFLLAVVAAPVGAPVFRWQEEEHGTRIERGQCLEQWAAQGGANLSVVLPGCEFECLLPDAYYSACRDADERVRPHTVRTAVRYLFDTIGTAPQELRAVVAGFGERRIDEYRIGFTRRGSNDVIYGVVWPLYGRENGDPGIDEEPQEPGAEEGPLEEIVALLKETGITEIRRHAGRFEPEYCDDCGVPLYADPLGEIVHAEMPEDAEPAQPHFH, encoded by the coding sequence ATGCGCTCGCGAATAGCCAAACGCCTCCCTCCCGATGCCGACAAGCTGGTCGGTCTGTCGCTTGCCCTATTCGCATCGGGCAGCCGCACTGAAGACCGTTTCTGGGAAGCGAAACTCGACGCCATGCTTGCGAAGATCGTTCGCAACGGCAATCAGACCACGCTCGACGCCGCTCTCGACCATCTGCAGCAGAATCACCCGGACGCATACGGCGCGCTCGCCGACATGGCCGAGACGCATAGCGAGTCGCTCGTCGTCGAGCATGAGGGCGCGACCTACGAAGCGTTGCTGATCGCGGCGCCCGTGCTCGCGTGGACCCGCTACGCGATCCCGTCCGGCACGTTGAAAGGCGACGCGTCCGACGCATTGCGCGCGCATCTGCAGGCGCATGTGCTGGCGGCCGACACACGTGTGGCGATGGCACCGTTTCTCTACAGCATCGACCAGTTGCCGCGCCATCACGTCGAAACATGGCGGCTCGCGCAGCAACTTGCGCAGGCCGCGATGAGCGGCGGCAACGCGAAGATCAACTTCGGCGAGCTGCCGGAAACTTCGCCCATTCTCGCGGACCCGCGTTTTCTGCTCGCGGTGGTCGCCGCACCGGTCGGCGCACCGGTGTTCCGCTGGCAGGAGGAAGAGCACGGCACGCGCATCGAGCGCGGTCAGTGTCTCGAGCAATGGGCTGCTCAGGGCGGTGCCAACCTGTCGGTCGTGCTGCCGGGCTGCGAATTCGAATGCCTGCTGCCCGATGCGTACTACTCGGCATGCCGCGACGCGGACGAACGGGTGCGCCCGCATACGGTTCGCACGGCGGTGCGGTATCTCTTCGACACGATCGGCACGGCGCCGCAGGAACTGCGCGCCGTGGTCGCCGGCTTCGGCGAGCGGCGCATCGACGAATATCGGATCGGCTTTACGCGGCGCGGCAGCAACGACGTGATCTACGGCGTCGTATGGCCGCTTTATGGGCGCGAGAACGGCGATCCGGGCATCGATGAGGAACCGCAGGAGCCCGGTGCGGAAGAAGGCCCGCTCGAAGAAATCGTCGCGCTGCTGAAGGAAACGGGCATCACCGAAATTCGCCGCCATGCAGGGCGCTTCGAACCCGAATATTGCGACGACTGCGGCGTGCCGCTGTATGCCGATCCGCTCGGCGAAATCGTTCATGCAGAAATGCCTGAAGACGCGGAGCCAGCACAGCCGCATTTCCACTGA
- a CDS encoding energy-coupling factor ABC transporter permease, with translation MGFLYTPLPLWVAVGGWIAAAALLALALWKNPFKRLQDSVLQHVWLAIIVAVSVLWASNAWLEDGTVLHLLGATLVVTLFDWALALLAMAAVVGLAALVFDAPWQGIALTFLIFGALPVGVSALLQRLAKAWLPRSLFMFIFGQGFVSPAIAVTVASAAALATHIGLSDGSPKVIPAGYAFSVFLLASGEAWFTGMATALIAVYRPAWVTTYDVRRYRLGGPRT, from the coding sequence ATGGGTTTCCTCTATACTCCGCTTCCGCTATGGGTCGCTGTCGGTGGCTGGATCGCCGCTGCGGCGCTGCTCGCGCTCGCGTTGTGGAAGAACCCTTTCAAACGTCTTCAGGACTCGGTGCTCCAGCACGTGTGGCTCGCGATCATCGTCGCGGTGTCGGTGCTGTGGGCAAGCAATGCATGGCTTGAGGATGGCACCGTGCTGCATCTGCTCGGTGCCACACTCGTCGTCACGCTATTCGACTGGGCGCTTGCGCTGCTGGCCATGGCCGCCGTGGTCGGCCTCGCGGCGCTCGTGTTCGATGCGCCGTGGCAAGGCATCGCGCTTACATTTCTGATCTTCGGCGCGTTGCCGGTCGGCGTGTCTGCGCTGTTGCAGCGCCTCGCCAAAGCGTGGCTGCCGCGCAGCCTCTTCATGTTCATCTTCGGTCAGGGCTTCGTATCGCCGGCCATCGCGGTGACGGTCGCATCGGCTGCCGCGCTGGCCACGCACATCGGTCTTTCCGACGGCTCGCCGAAGGTCATTCCGGCCGGCTACGCGTTCAGCGTATTCCTGCTCGCGTCGGGCGAAGCGTGGTTCACCGGCATGGCCACCGCGTTGATCGCCGTCTATCGGCCCGCGTGGGTCACGACCTACGACGTGCGACGCTATCGTCTCGGGGGCCCGCGTACCTGA
- a CDS encoding BspC domain-containing protein produces the protein MDRTNVPRRLLRLVGRIAVWVTGVALASPTLSLADQLEQHNQLVNQFVNDMHADPLVADCAAHGSFVASTSTAFDRVEFPPTAFDNVHASVTPWNDSFDERKQRVKVESIVTVDGLGIRTNGGDPEELHFRCGYVGAQMLAFSWNDPVPPLRRAARSEAAPGAASAHGRQVARGHASSTKKSTGKASKKGSTKKGAKSAAKSGSAKSGTTKSSAKSGARSTAKATNKTPATKSTATHKTPSTAKKKKH, from the coding sequence ATGGATCGCACCAACGTACCGCGCCGCTTGCTGCGGTTGGTCGGCCGGATCGCGGTATGGGTGACGGGCGTAGCGCTCGCCTCTCCCACGCTCTCATTGGCCGATCAGCTCGAGCAACACAATCAGCTCGTCAATCAGTTCGTCAACGACATGCATGCCGATCCGCTCGTCGCGGACTGCGCCGCGCACGGCAGCTTCGTCGCGAGCACGTCGACCGCATTCGACCGCGTCGAATTCCCGCCCACCGCATTCGATAACGTGCACGCGTCGGTCACGCCGTGGAACGACTCGTTCGACGAGCGCAAACAGCGCGTGAAGGTCGAGAGCATCGTCACCGTCGATGGCCTCGGCATTCGGACGAACGGCGGCGATCCCGAGGAACTGCATTTCCGCTGCGGCTATGTCGGCGCGCAAATGCTCGCCTTCTCATGGAACGACCCCGTACCGCCGTTGCGGCGGGCGGCGCGCAGCGAGGCAGCGCCGGGCGCGGCCAGCGCGCATGGCAGGCAGGTGGCACGCGGCCACGCATCATCGACGAAAAAATCCACGGGGAAAGCGTCGAAGAAAGGCTCGACGAAAAAAGGCGCGAAATCCGCGGCAAAGTCCGGCTCAGCGAAATCCGGTACGACGAAGTCCAGCGCGAAGTCGGGCGCGAGATCCACCGCGAAAGCAACGAACAAAACGCCGGCGACAAAGTCGACCGCGACGCACAAGACGCCGTCAACGGCAAAGAAGAAAAAGCACTGA
- a CDS encoding M14 family metallopeptidase produces the protein MTLSITSNFDAGAIEVLSCEHADDIRLRVRHDSHAEFAQWFYFRLSGARGERCMMKFENAGDCAFADGWRNYHAMASYDRVNWFRVPTTYDGRVLTIDHTPEFDRIYYAYFEPYSEERHAEFLGAVQQMPHATLTELGRSVEGRPVSMLVLGTPEADDAAGAGARKKRIWIIARQHPGETMAEWFVEGLVKRLAGWGDWAGDPVARKLYDHAVFYIVPNMNPDGSVHGNLRTNAAGANLNREWLDPDAARSPEVLAVRDAIRATGCDLFFDIHGDEVLPYVFVAGSEMLPGFTERQAREQTAFIEAFKQASPDFQDKYGYEASKYRQDALRLASKFIGNEFGCLSLTLEMPFKDNANLPDERVGWNGERSAALGAAMLHAILRHVEAFA, from the coding sequence ATGACGCTTTCGATCACGAGCAACTTCGACGCCGGCGCAATCGAGGTGCTGTCATGCGAGCACGCCGATGACATTCGTCTGCGCGTGCGTCACGACAGCCACGCGGAATTCGCGCAATGGTTCTACTTCCGCCTGTCGGGCGCGCGCGGCGAGCGCTGCATGATGAAGTTCGAAAACGCCGGCGACTGCGCATTCGCCGACGGCTGGCGCAACTATCACGCGATGGCCAGCTACGATCGCGTGAACTGGTTTCGCGTGCCGACCACCTATGACGGTCGCGTGCTGACGATCGATCACACGCCTGAATTCGATCGCATCTACTACGCGTATTTCGAGCCGTATAGCGAGGAGCGGCATGCGGAATTTCTCGGCGCGGTCCAGCAGATGCCGCATGCGACGCTGACCGAGCTCGGCAGGAGCGTCGAAGGGCGGCCGGTTTCGATGCTGGTGCTCGGGACGCCCGAAGCCGACGATGCGGCGGGTGCCGGTGCCAGGAAAAAGCGTATCTGGATCATCGCGCGTCAGCATCCGGGCGAAACGATGGCCGAATGGTTCGTCGAAGGGCTCGTCAAACGGCTCGCGGGCTGGGGTGACTGGGCCGGCGATCCGGTCGCGCGCAAGCTCTACGACCACGCAGTGTTCTACATCGTGCCGAATATGAACCCCGACGGCAGCGTGCACGGCAACCTGCGCACCAATGCGGCCGGCGCGAACCTGAACCGCGAGTGGTTGGATCCCGATGCGGCGCGCAGTCCCGAGGTGCTCGCCGTGCGCGATGCGATTCGCGCGACCGGCTGCGATCTTTTCTTCGATATTCACGGCGACGAAGTGCTGCCGTATGTGTTCGTCGCGGGCTCGGAGATGTTGCCGGGCTTTACCGAGCGCCAGGCGCGCGAGCAGACTGCGTTTATCGAAGCGTTCAAGCAGGCGAGTCCCGACTTTCAGGACAAGTACGGCTACGAGGCGAGCAAATACCGGCAGGATGCGCTGCGGCTCGCGTCGAAATTTATCGGCAACGAGTTCGGGTGTCTGTCACTGACGCTCGAGATGCCGTTCAAGGACAACGCGAATTTGCCCGATGAACGTGTCGGCTGGAACGGCGAGCGCAGCGCCGCGCTTGGCGCGGCGATGCTGCACGCGATTTTGCGGCATGTGGAGGCGTTCGCTTAG
- the yaaA gene encoding peroxide stress protein YaaA has product MIIVLSPAKSLDYETPPHVSKHTIPDFVDDAAELIGGLRRLSPQQIASLMDISDPLAQLNFQRYADWSPHFGKHNAKQAVLAFNGDVYEGFDARTLSAADLDYAQNHVRVLSGLYGLLRPLDLLQPYRLEMGTRFANARGKDLYAFWGERITQALNAQLKRIKGASRVLINCASNEYFRSVKPKLLDAPVVTTVFEDWKGGEYKVISFHAKRARGLMARFAVEQRIAAPEGLKDFDSEGYAFDAKASNDATYVFRRRVAS; this is encoded by the coding sequence ATGATAATCGTTCTGTCGCCGGCGAAATCGCTCGACTACGAAACCCCGCCGCACGTCAGCAAGCACACGATTCCCGATTTCGTCGACGATGCCGCCGAACTGATCGGCGGGTTGCGCCGGCTGTCACCGCAGCAGATCGCGTCGCTGATGGATATTTCCGATCCGCTCGCGCAACTGAATTTCCAGCGTTACGCCGACTGGTCGCCGCACTTTGGCAAGCACAACGCGAAGCAGGCCGTGCTCGCGTTCAATGGCGACGTCTACGAAGGCTTCGACGCGCGCACGCTGTCGGCCGCCGACCTCGACTATGCGCAGAATCATGTGCGCGTGCTGTCGGGTCTCTATGGGCTGTTGCGTCCGCTCGACCTGCTGCAACCGTACCGGCTCGAAATGGGCACGCGATTCGCGAACGCGCGCGGGAAAGATCTCTATGCGTTCTGGGGCGAGCGCATCACGCAAGCATTGAACGCACAACTGAAGCGCATCAAGGGTGCCTCGCGCGTGCTGATCAATTGCGCATCGAACGAATATTTCAGGTCGGTCAAGCCGAAGCTGCTCGATGCGCCGGTCGTCACGACAGTGTTCGAAGACTGGAAGGGCGGCGAATACAAGGTGATCAGCTTTCACGCGAAGCGTGCGCGCGGGCTGATGGCGCGCTTTGCCGTCGAACAGCGGATCGCCGCGCCCGAGGGGCTCAAGGACTTCGATTCAGAAGGCTACGCGTTCGATGCCAAAGCGTCGAACGATGCTACCTATGTTTTTCGGAGGCGCGTCGCAAGCTGA
- a CDS encoding putative toxin-antitoxin system toxin component, PIN family, with product MPGSLAPRLAPVVPSVPSVPDTAPRIVLDSNVWIDILVFDDPHTRPIRAALECGALCALIDARCLGELAYVLDYPQFAKRAVHKQTALDTLARLTQPVELPTPDEVANDAAIKPLPQCKDRDDQKFVELAYRGRAQWLVSKDRAVLKLARRVERDFGFRIAQPARFVEACLLHDEASAPA from the coding sequence ATGCCCGGTTCCCTTGCCCCGCGCCTCGCGCCAGTTGTGCCCTCTGTGCCCTCTGTGCCCGATACTGCGCCACGCATCGTGCTCGATTCGAACGTGTGGATCGACATCCTCGTGTTCGACGATCCGCACACGCGCCCGATCCGTGCCGCGCTCGAATGCGGCGCGCTGTGCGCGCTCATCGACGCGCGCTGCCTCGGCGAACTGGCCTACGTGCTCGACTACCCGCAGTTTGCGAAGCGGGCCGTCCATAAACAAACCGCGCTCGACACGCTGGCCCGTTTGACTCAACCTGTCGAGCTGCCCACGCCCGACGAGGTCGCCAACGACGCCGCCATCAAACCGTTGCCGCAATGCAAGGACCGCGACGACCAGAAGTTCGTCGAACTCGCGTACCGCGGCCGCGCACAGTGGCTCGTATCGAAAGACCGCGCGGTGCTGAAGCTCGCGCGCCGCGTCGAACGCGACTTCGGTTTCAGGATTGCGCAGCCGGCCCGGTTCGTCGAAGCGTGCCTGTTGCACGACGAAGCGTCCGCGCCCGCATAA
- a CDS encoding pyridoxal phosphate-dependent aminotransferase yields the protein MNAPNDTPFTPSFPSRLPNVGTTIFTVMSALAVEKNAVNLGQGFPDFECDPRIVDAVTDAMRTGHNQYPPMAGIAPLREAIAEKIANLYGRRYDAASEITVTAGATQALLTAILCAVHPGDEVIVIEPTYDSYLPSIELAGGKPVFVTLEAPDYAIPFDRLAAAITPKTRLILINTPHNPTGTVWRADDMRKLEAIVRGTNVSIVSDEVYEHMVYDGAPHESVARYPELAQRSFVVSSFGKTYHVTGWKVGYVAAPAALMAEFRKVHQFNVFTVNTPMQMGLAHYMQDPAPYLNLAAFYQHKRDYFRAGLANSRFRLLPCTGTYFQCVDYSAISDLPEAEFAQWLTREIGVAAIPVSAFYHKPHESGVVRFCFAKKEETLATALDRLARL from the coding sequence ATGAATGCACCGAACGACACGCCCTTCACGCCTTCGTTTCCGTCCCGCCTGCCGAACGTCGGCACGACCATCTTCACGGTAATGAGCGCGCTCGCGGTCGAAAAGAACGCGGTCAATCTGGGGCAGGGATTTCCGGACTTCGAATGCGACCCGCGCATTGTCGACGCGGTAACGGACGCGATGCGCACAGGCCATAACCAGTACCCGCCGATGGCCGGCATCGCGCCGCTGCGCGAAGCGATCGCGGAGAAAATCGCGAACCTGTATGGCCGCCGCTACGATGCGGCGAGCGAGATCACGGTAACGGCCGGCGCAACGCAGGCGCTCCTGACCGCGATTCTCTGCGCCGTGCATCCGGGCGACGAGGTGATCGTGATCGAGCCGACCTACGACAGCTACCTGCCGTCGATCGAACTCGCAGGCGGCAAACCGGTATTCGTCACGCTCGAAGCGCCCGACTACGCGATTCCGTTCGACAGGCTCGCCGCCGCGATCACGCCGAAGACACGGCTTATTCTGATCAACACGCCGCACAATCCGACCGGCACCGTCTGGCGCGCCGACGACATGCGCAAGCTCGAAGCGATCGTGCGCGGCACCAACGTGTCGATCGTCTCCGACGAAGTGTACGAGCACATGGTCTACGACGGCGCGCCGCACGAGAGCGTCGCGCGCTATCCGGAGCTCGCGCAGCGCAGCTTCGTCGTATCGAGCTTCGGCAAGACCTATCACGTGACAGGCTGGAAGGTCGGCTATGTCGCGGCGCCGGCCGCGCTCATGGCCGAGTTCCGCAAGGTCCATCAGTTCAACGTGTTTACCGTCAACACGCCGATGCAGATGGGCCTCGCGCATTACATGCAGGACCCTGCGCCTTATCTGAATCTGGCCGCGTTCTATCAGCACAAGCGCGACTACTTCCGCGCCGGCCTCGCGAATTCGCGCTTCCGCCTGCTGCCGTGCACGGGCACGTATTTCCAGTGCGTCGATTATTCGGCGATCAGCGATCTGCCCGAGGCAGAATTCGCGCAATGGCTCACGCGGGAGATCGGTGTCGCCGCGATTCCGGTTTCGGCCTTTTATCACAAGCCGCACGAATCGGGCGTCGTGCGCTTCTGCTTCGCCAAGAAGGAAGAGACGCTCGCCACGGCGCTCGACCGTCTCGCGCGGCTCTGA
- a CDS encoding glutathione S-transferase family protein, with translation MISLCGFSLSNYYNKVKFALLEHEIPFVEETVQASQDDAVLAHSPLGKVPFLKTGHGSLCESQAIIEYLAACYPEKAIFSSDPWQAAKEREMMLFVDVHLELTARNLYKQAFFGGTVTDATKGRVEKLLTRYIGGFRRLAQFGPYLRGDRFSVADFSGFVHLPLVGLATQQVYGRDFLVEAGIDWKSYWKAINVRPAAQRVTADRKAYMETAGKRRAKRES, from the coding sequence ATGATCAGTCTATGCGGCTTCTCGCTGTCCAACTATTACAACAAAGTCAAATTTGCGCTGCTCGAACACGAGATCCCTTTTGTCGAAGAGACCGTGCAGGCGAGCCAGGACGATGCGGTGCTTGCGCATTCGCCGCTCGGCAAGGTGCCGTTCCTGAAGACCGGGCACGGCAGCCTCTGCGAATCGCAGGCGATTATCGAGTACCTTGCAGCGTGCTATCCGGAGAAGGCGATTTTCTCGAGTGACCCTTGGCAAGCGGCCAAGGAGCGCGAGATGATGCTATTCGTCGACGTGCATCTCGAACTGACCGCGCGCAATCTGTACAAGCAGGCGTTTTTCGGCGGCACGGTGACCGATGCGACGAAAGGGCGCGTCGAAAAGCTGCTGACGCGGTATATCGGCGGCTTCAGGCGTCTCGCGCAGTTCGGACCGTATCTGCGCGGCGATCGATTCAGCGTTGCCGATTTCAGCGGCTTCGTGCATTTGCCGCTCGTCGGTCTTGCGACGCAGCAGGTGTATGGACGCGACTTTCTCGTCGAGGCGGGTATCGACTGGAAAAGTTATTGGAAGGCGATCAATGTGCGTCCGGCCGCGCAGCGTGTGACGGCCGATCGCAAGGCGTACATGGAAACTGCGGGGAAGCGGCGCGCAAAACGCGAATCGTAA
- a CDS encoding 3-hydroxyacyl-CoA dehydrogenase, translating to MGRGIAQIAALAGLNVRLFDTNASAVTAARDYLANTFAKLIAKGKLDDIAARAALANVSGAQALAEFADCDLVVEAIVEKLDAKRALFRELESIVSGRCVLASNTSSLSITAIAAGCSDPSRVAGYHFFNPVPLMKVVEVVDGLRSDPAAGDALMDLARRMGHTPVRAKDMPGFIVNHAGRGMNTEGLRIADEGVASFVDVDRIMREQAGFRLGPFELLDLTALDVSHPVMESIYHQFYEEPRFTPSPITANRLAGGLLGRKAGEGFYRYVDGQQQAPQEPAAPAAALPQRVWISKRHAQAHDAVQALVEQAGVALDTGATPGAGSLIVVTPFGLDATTAALDEQLDATRVVAIDALFPLFPSVDAARRTLMTTPATTRAARDSAHALFAADGVPVTVIRDSAGFVAQRVVAMIVNIGCDIAQRQIATPQDIDLAVTLGLGYPRGPLALGDALGAPTILTILRNMSRVLGDPRYRPSPWLARRAQLGLSLTQADAADTDSPNAGEPLQ from the coding sequence ATGGGACGCGGCATCGCACAGATCGCGGCGCTCGCCGGACTCAACGTGCGGCTGTTCGATACGAACGCGTCTGCCGTGACGGCCGCACGCGACTACCTCGCCAATACATTCGCGAAACTCATCGCGAAAGGCAAGCTCGACGACATCGCAGCACGCGCGGCGCTCGCGAACGTATCCGGTGCGCAAGCGCTCGCGGAATTCGCCGATTGCGATCTCGTCGTCGAAGCTATCGTCGAAAAGCTCGATGCGAAGCGCGCGCTGTTTCGAGAGCTCGAATCGATCGTGAGCGGCCGCTGCGTGCTCGCGTCGAATACGTCGTCGCTGTCGATTACCGCGATCGCTGCAGGCTGCAGCGACCCGTCGCGCGTGGCCGGCTATCACTTCTTCAATCCGGTGCCGCTCATGAAGGTCGTCGAGGTGGTCGACGGACTGCGCAGCGATCCGGCCGCCGGCGACGCATTGATGGATCTCGCGCGGCGCATGGGCCACACGCCGGTGCGCGCGAAGGATATGCCGGGCTTTATCGTCAATCATGCGGGGCGCGGCATGAATACCGAAGGCTTGCGCATCGCCGACGAAGGCGTCGCGAGCTTCGTCGATGTCGATCGCATCATGCGCGAGCAGGCCGGTTTCCGGCTCGGGCCGTTCGAGCTGCTCGACCTGACCGCGCTCGACGTGTCGCATCCGGTCATGGAATCGATCTATCACCAGTTCTACGAAGAGCCGCGCTTTACACCGTCGCCGATTACGGCAAACCGGCTCGCGGGCGGACTGCTCGGACGCAAGGCGGGCGAAGGCTTTTATCGTTATGTCGACGGCCAGCAGCAAGCGCCGCAGGAACCCGCTGCGCCGGCCGCCGCCTTGCCGCAGCGCGTCTGGATCAGCAAGCGGCACGCGCAGGCCCACGACGCGGTGCAAGCGCTCGTCGAGCAGGCGGGTGTGGCGCTCGACACGGGCGCCACACCTGGCGCCGGCTCGCTGATCGTCGTCACACCGTTCGGACTCGATGCGACGACGGCCGCGCTCGACGAACAACTCGATGCGACACGCGTCGTCGCTATCGATGCGCTGTTCCCGCTATTTCCGTCGGTCGATGCCGCGCGCCGCACGCTGATGACCACGCCCGCAACGACGCGCGCCGCACGCGACAGCGCGCACGCGCTCTTTGCCGCCGACGGCGTGCCCGTGACCGTGATCCGCGATTCGGCGGGCTTCGTCGCGCAACGCGTCGTCGCAATGATCGTCAATATCGGCTGCGACATCGCGCAACGGCAGATCGCGACGCCACAGGACATCGATCTCGCCGTCACGCTCGGCCTCGGCTATCCGCGCGGGCCGCTCGCGCTCGGCGATGCCCTCGGCGCGCCAACCATCCTGACGATTTTGCGCAATATGAGCCGCGTGCTCGGCGACCCGCGCTACCGCCCGTCGCCATGGCTCGCGCGCCGCGCACAACTGGGCCTGTCGCTGACGCAAGCGGACGCGGCCGATACCGATTCACCGAACGCCGGGGAGCCACTGCAATGA